A stretch of DNA from Oncorhynchus nerka isolate Pitt River linkage group LG22, Oner_Uvic_2.0, whole genome shotgun sequence:
ggcattgacaacttagatggaaagctgaCCTGCCACTGTCATTAAACAAATCCTGTGTCCATGTctgctgatgattcaaccctaTATGGGCCAGCAACCACAgctagtgaaatcactgcaaccctAAACAAGGAGTtggtcagttttagaatgggagGCCAGTAATAAACTCGTCCTGAAAATCTcaaaaactaagagcattgtatttggtacaaatcattccgtaagttctagacctcagctggaTCTGGTAATTAATGGTTTGGCTGTTGAGCAGACTAAATTATTTGGTGTTATCTTAATATTGTAaattgtcatggtcaaaacatattgattcaatggctgtaaagatggggagaggtctctCCGTGGTAAaaagatgctctgctttttgacACCACCATCCCCTAAGCAATAATATGCATGctagtctctcttggctaagtgttgaggaaagactgactgcatGGCTTCTCGTTTTTATAAAGAAACACCAATGTGTTCGAAATTACAAATTCTTTGCAtaatcaacttacacacagcatttaccccaccagacatattTTCAGTcgccaggtccagaacaaattcaaggaaacttacagtattatacagagccatgattgcatggaaccttccatctcatatagggaaagtgaacagcaaacctggttttaaaaaacaaataaagcaacacctcacggcacaacgcctctcccccgtTTGACCTACTTGTTGCGTGTATGTACTAACATGTATGTGGAactgagtgcacacacacactacatgttaatgtttaagtgtaaagtcttttgtctgtaatgtctttttcgttatgtgttggaccccagtaagactagctgtcgccattggcgtCGGAGAATGGCGATCCTAATAAAAAAAAGGCATCTTTCATCTACCTCCCTCGGGTGTGAGTTCTGAGGTGTCCCTTGATATGGCTGGACTGACTGAATCCTTTCCCACAGATAGGACAGGagtagggtttctcccctgtgtggaccctcagGTGGGTCTTCAGATGGGCAGACCGGTTGAAGCGTTTAGCACACACGTGGCAGCGGTACGGTCTCTCTCCCGTGTGGATGCGTTGATGCTCCCTGAACCTGCCTGAGTAGCTGAAACTCTTGCCACACACACCACAGTGGAAGGGCTTCTCCTTATTGTGAGAACACAGGTGGACCTTGAGGTAACTGGTAGAGGTGAATGACTTCCAACAGACTGTGCAGAGGATTTGCCTGTGACTAGTGTCACCACTGTGTGGTTCTGTGTGGGATAGCATGTGTGCCTCCAGTTGGGATAGCTCACAGAACACGGCACCACACTGAGTACATGAGTGTGTCTGGGtgtcctcctctggtctcctTTCTGGATCTCTCGGAACACTTTCAGTGTTCTCActctgtgttctagaacagtCTGGATTTACTGCAGAGAGGGGCTGAGACTGAGGGGAGTCACTGGTTGGTTCTGATAGTGATTCTCCATAGCCCTCTCCATCAGGTTCTGTTTTGATCTGTCCAGTTGTGTTGGTCAGTAGAGAGtacttctctctgttctccacagtTTGGAGAAGATGTGTGGACTGAGGTGGCTCCTGATCACAGTCACTTTTCACACAGGGAGGAATGATTATGGAGTCTTCTTTGGTATCAGCCTCCGGCCCTTGAATCTTCTCTacctcctgacgggtcctgagttcaccctgttcctctttaatctgtgtgtgctctgtgtccctctggcccAGACTGGGGCTCCACTCCTGCTCACAGCGCTGTTGCTCAGGGGGAGTTTGCTGCTCTGAGACCCAAGAGACAATGGGCTGAGGAGCTGTGGGAAAGAAGACAATTTACATCAATGACAGCTGTTGACGCTTGATTAGCAAGACCACCATTGAGTGAGTTAGCTAGCTTGTTCTGGGAATGACATAGCTATGTCTCTGGCTGAATCCCATGTCACCTCTTCccctcac
This window harbors:
- the LOC115105951 gene encoding zinc finger and SCAN domain-containing protein 2-like produces the protein MTKLQYLNVYLTERLMQAAEEILGVVGDTISEYQEEIARTKRENQYLKQHLITPVLPAPQPIVSWVSEQQTPPEQQRCEQEWSPSLGQRDTEHTQIKEEQGELRTRQEVEKIQGPEADTKEDSIIIPPCVKSDCDQEPPQSTHLLQTVENREKYSLLTNTTGQIKTEPDGEGYGESLSEPTSDSPQSQPLSAVNPDCSRTQSENTESVPRDPERRPEEDTQTHSCTQCGAVFCELSQLEAHMLSHTEPHSGDTSHRQILCTVCWKSFTSTSYLKVHLCSHNKEKPFHCGVCGKSFSYSGRFREHQRIHTGERPYRCHVCAKRFNRSAHLKTHLRVHTGEKPYSCPICGKGFSQSSHIKGHLRTHTRGR